From the genome of Kluyveromyces lactis strain NRRL Y-1140 chromosome F complete sequence:
CCAAAAGCAGCATCAAAACAGTGCTTAAGTACTTGTAAGCACTTTTTCGATAGAAAAGATTGACTCTATAATCTTTTAAGATATCCGAAGCAGAATTAACTCCAGGAGTAATCGACAATGGTACTTCTGAGTTAAAGCCGTATATGTTGAACCAAGCATCAACCTCAATGTTAAGTTCAGTTTCGGTTTTCAGGTCTTTGGGTGTCTCAATAAAGCGGCGGTTTCTTCCACCCAACTTGCCCAAAATACGCACAGTCGTATGACTTATTTGGTGATTGAATGGTTGCGGTTTCAATAAATCGAACAAAGCTTTCATAACATCACCGACAACTGGTTCCAAAATCGGGTCTAGATACTCTGGAGTTAGATTGTCGATACATAACTCCAAAGTCCTTAATCCTTGAGTTATCAATTCTGGAAATCCAACCAAGGCATACACTAATGGCTTCATTAGATAATTCAAATATGGTGCCAATACACTAAGCCTCACAGGCACAGTGAGACAGAGCTCCACATACAAATCGCGTTCGTGAGGGCGACAAGCTGTCTGGATCATCTTATTGAGGGACTGTAGAAGAGTTTGAAGTATTGGTTTTATTGAACGATAcaagttttcaaatctGCCGCCACCAATACTTCTGAACAATGTTCTTATCAAATAGAAATACACCAAAGGCTCTTCAGCCTCTGTCGAatacttcaaagaatctaaAATCAAATTATTCAAGTGAGGTAACAAGACCGCCTCATTGGTAATAGGGAAGAGATTGACAGACATGAATGATAGCTTGAATAGTCTGATGAGTATATTTGATTTGTTACTGTCCACATTCCCTAGTTCTGGAAGTTTGgaattcaagaactttAGAAGAATACCGGTGAAATTGGGAGATGTGATTTCACTTGTCAAGAATGATTGAGCAACATGCAACAAAGCTGAATCGCGTAGTAAAGATTCGTAGATAAAGACGATTTCACTCTCAACgatttcattgaagacAGGACTGTCGATTTGCATGAAAATAATAGCGAAATAATCCATCAACTCTCGACCATCTTTAGTTGCTGACACAGGTAAGCTAGGTGTAGTTATATCGAAGTGTGCTTTTACTGTGGATGGATCAATGCCCTCTGGAttagaagaaaatagaTGTAGACCAGCTATACATTCATGGaacaaattcttcaacacGATCACCTCTTCGTAGGAAAATACTCTTGATAATGCAGACCACATTTTCGGATTCATTGTAGTATATTCATCTGGGGGTGGGTTAAAAACCTTCAAGTCATGAATAATGGTTTtcagaaatgaaagaagagtacGATATAAGTAAAATGCGTCCTTAAGAGGATCATTTGACGTCGCTTGGAAGAGAATTATTGGAGCATGATTTTGTATATCATTGAAGTCCAATATCTCAACTGAGTTTTCTTTGAACGATATATCCGAATTTTTATCTTGATTCTTTACAGTCAGTGATGTGTTATTATCACTATGCACCGAACTGTTACCTTTCTCTGATATATCAGGTTCTTCGCTCATAGTAATATCACCATCGACGTCGGCATTGGTATCAACAGTAACTGATGACGGTAACAATTCGTCtgttgatttcaagatgttAACCAtatattcatcaacatcgTGCCTGTCTTTCGCAAGTTGATCTTGGATCTCCTTAGATTTCTTATTTTTACTCTGTTCGTAGACATTATGTTGTTTTAATATCTTCTTATGCTGTGAATTTAATAGCTTGAATCTTGAAGTATAAGCCTCTATAATCGTCATTAGTAGCTTTTTGGCCTTAGGAACTTCATATGCGTCTTTCTTACCTAAAGTTAAAATCCGTTCTATTAAATTCAATAGTAGCTTAGCACTCATAATTTGCACAGTCAAAGCCAAAGACtcatccaaaagaaaactggtGTACATTTTAACAGTTTTTTCTATGTCAGCCATTGCCAAATCTGACCGAATATTATGAATGAAATCTGCAAGGGTACTGTACGCTAATGGTCTCAAGGTTTCATATGAAGTGAATCCATCACCAATCAAGACTTTTTGGTCAAACATCAAATTGATCTTGGGtagaaacaatttcttaTAACTTGTAGAGAGAATATGTCTCGTAGCATGTAATAATTCTTTACGTGCAGATGATAATTCACTTGGGCAGTCCTGTAATAATCTCATCACCAAATCTGGGACTTTCTTGACGTGtagtttcaaaatatctgtAGCATAACCGCGAATAAACACATACGctaagaaagaagttgcCTTGATTTGAGCTAGGACATAATCACAGAATGCAGAGCggtttttgatttctgaCGACATCCCAATAAGTTTTTCACCTTTAGCTTCTAGTTCTTCTCTGGATTTTTGCTGTTGTTTCACTTCCAAAGTGAGTAAGTCAATGACGAGTGGTAAAAAAGTCGGTAAGTCTACTAAAATCAAATGTTTatatgatgaaaataaGGTCACCATTGTAATTGGGCATTCAGACAAAGTCTTGAATGATTCTGTAGctttttccaaatgttTCTTGGACGGTGCAGACAAGTTTTCGAAAGCATCCTCCTCATTATTAGAGTTCGAAAAATCTTGTGAATCTGCAGTTGATGAGctggtttcttcttcaccaagGAAAGTAGATGCCACCAAGTTCGGTACGTTTTCATATATTCCAACGATAATTTTAATGAACGTATTCACTTCACTTTCTAATGGCTGCTTATAGCATTTGAACAACGAAGTGAGGATCTTCATACACAAGACACCATTTTCATCGTTTTCTAAGGTTAATATTTTTAACAGGCATTGCAGCACTTCCATGGCCATAGGTTCCATTTTATCGTTAAGTGGACATCTATTCAAAAGTTCTAGACATGTATTTCTCAACTTGTGTTCAGGAGATGAGGCATTCATTGAGATTTGATCATCATTCAACTGTGATAAAATGAGCGGcaacaacttcttcaaaaactcATCGTATTCGACTGAAGAAGTTACAACATCCAAAACATCGTAAAGTTCTGATATAATGGCATGTCTTTCAGCAACATCTTCAGTATCCCTGATTCTTTCGACAAAAGTGTCCATTCTCTCATGAGTATCAGTTGATTCCATTGCTTATAAGTTACAATCGTTGCAGCTCAGCTATattgaataaagaatcaaattgCAGACCGCGTCTTcctttgaaattaatgaatTAGGGAGGATGCAAgttgaaataaaagaacaaaaatgCGAAGCTAGCTGATAGAACCTGTTGTCTAGTGATAAGGCGCTATAATTGCTTTGGTGGTTGAAGTTCGTGTATTCGTTTGAAATCAATACTACGCTTTTGTTGGTTGAGAGTACAGATTTCAATGTCATATcgaaatttgaaaacaattggtaccaagaaaaacaatttgaaaaaccTCTGTAGACCTTGAAAAGTTTTGTATCACGTGATGACATTCCTATTTAGGAAGTGATCACGTGCATGATCCGAATAACTTACCCGGCtattaatttttcattgaaaattacgtatttgttttattctttgccatcatcaacagaaaaataCGCACGAAATGTGAACGTTACTCTAGCAGATAAGCGGACAGCCAATGTGCATAATTTTTTGAGTGTCGAAAGATAGAACAATGGCGAAGGGTAAGTAGCGCTCACGATAACTCGTGTTTTTCACGGACAACATCTTATTAAAACAAGTACAACATAATCGTCGATTAAATTCAAGGCGGCTAACTTAAACGAATATCGTTTTTACTTACCAACTCGAAAAATGAGGCAATACCCCCCCTTTAGCTATTACTGGAACCATTAACTGCTTCTATTGATTGGACTGTGTGACGTAATCTGTGTGCATAAATTCACAGTTCACAAAGATCTACATACGGTTCTCAAAAAAGGGTTCATTCGGCCAGCACCGTACAGCTCTAATTAAGATTCGACAATTTTGTAGCGCTTCCCTGATAACCAGGTGATAGATTGTTTTACATTGTACCTTAcaaattccttcaagaatttaACTCTATCCTTGAAAAGGCGCTGAAAGTAGCTCTACTACGttgttttgttcttcttcatctccATTTCGAAAGCCTGTAAAACCAGAAGTACGCCTTGCATTCATGTTTTTTCAACCAAGGCTCAGAGTGTGGCGTGAAATTCACAGATCATCATGTAGAAAAAATATCCTTTTCCATCACTTTTTGCATCACATTTGGTAAAGAATCCCGTACCAAATGGATCAcgtatttgaaaaaaagaaccGGAAAAAAACTGGTGTCAAGAATCTGTATGACGATAAGTAGACAGGCAAAAGCTTTGCCAGTTATTAGGCAAAAGAAGTTAAGGAATCACGACCTTGATCCGCATTATCAGTGGCATAAAGACCAGGCGTATCAGAACCCTTCaagggaaagaaaataatcaaaGCCGTTAATGAAGGCAGAAAGAGAGAGAGTTTTCCTTTGACAACTTAAAAACCTGTGTTTCCTTAGGCTAATAATAATCAGTGTATACCAAGTGAAACGTGAATGCTGACGGGTTCTACCAGATAGGAACGACGTTGTGCCCCATAATAATCTCCATACTGTACTGGTTTTCCTTCTGTTGCCTAACggtatttctttttcatcgtGTGGTAATGAAAAATACGTGTAGATACATACTTTGAATGCAGTTCTGATTTTagagttcttttttttttcctgtttcTGGTATACAAACAAAATATACACAGTGTATTaaagaaaactgaaaatGTATAAAATGACAGAGTTGTCACACCGGATTAGAAGcaatttggatttgaagCTACAAACGAAAATAAGCAGAGCCTCGGGTGTGCAGCATATATCAACAGATACCGTGTATCCTCAGGCGCAACACCTACCATTTCGTGTGTGTTAAAAAGGTGTTTATCCTTTTATATCTGtgctttttctttactCTGTTGGTCtaattctttccttttggATTACACACCATAAAAGCATAGAGGAAGCGCGGTTTGTTCAACAATACGTTCGCTATATTCTGgttatttttctttgatctgGATAATTGATATATACAACGGACCTGCACAAATGGAAAATTATCTGGTAAGTCTGGCACTGGTTTTTCTAGTTCACTTTGCCCTCGCTGCAGATGCTGATACACCCAGTGTTGTTGTTGGAAGTGACTATAGTGGATTATACTATGTGAATTCCACCTTTGGAACACCTGGCCAAGAGCAGAGGCTTCGGATCGACTTGTCGCAGCCATACATATGGTTAGTGTCCGGTGAAATTTATCCTCAGTGCAACAAATTAGGTAGCGGATGTCTAAATGGATCACTTTATTATCCATTACAAAGTACTACTAGTAACTTAGTCGACGATGATTATATTAGGCTGCAGTTTTTAGATTTGATATCGATAAATGGTACTAAATATAGAGACAACATGAATTTCACCCAACTGTCAACACTAAAAAATGGAACCAGCCTTAATGACAGTAATGTGTTATGGAACGAAACTCAGGGATGGTTGACCATTAATAGTACCTCATTCATACTTGCTAATGAGACTGGATCCTTAGTTCACGGTGCTTTGGGTTTATCTGGGCCTATCAGTGTTCCTGCCAGTGATTCGGTATCCTCTTTGAACTTTGATGATTCTTATTATTTTTTGACACATCTGAAAAATGCAGGTGTAAttgaaacttcttcatATTCATTATGGGTTAATAACGCCTCCAATCATAGTGTAGATGGTCAGATTAATAGAGCAAATGCCGGAACGCTGTTGCTAGGATCCGTTGATCCGAAATATTACGATGGTGATTTGATTTCCTTTGGCTCAATCCcattcaaagatgaatCATCAGGTTACCTCTCTACTGGCTATCCTATTGTCCCTATGTCTAGGGTCAGCATTGCCAACAGCGAACAAGAGGCCGTCAACTTAACAGACAGCAGTTTCTTGCAACCGgttttcattcattcaagaTACTTGTACAGTTATTTACCATTGAGTTTGATCATTCAGGTCTCTATTCAAACGAATGCTGTTTACGTGGAATCATTGGATCGTTGGTTAGTTGCTTGCGATATTGGAGACATGGGGTCAAATCTGATATTCGAGTTTGGTAATCTGAATATCAGTGTTCCGACCGTAGATTTCTTAGGGGCAACCTATAATATGTATTCTAATTCCAGTCTACGCTTCACCAATGGTAAAGAAGCCTGctatttgaagatgtaTCCTAACTATGCTACCTCATTCAGTGTCTTGGGtcaatctttcatcaagaacGCTTATATTGTCCATGATGTTGATAATAGTAACATTGCCTTAGCGCAGGCCGCCTCCGATGAAGCCGTTGAAAAGGCTGCTAACAATTCACCCGCGAAGAAGATAGAATCGAGTACAATCCCATATGCATTACCAAATAATTTCACTTACGACCTGGCTATGTCAAATTCCCTAGCAACTATCTCATCCGTGCTACTGAATAGATTCACAGCAACCATAGCGTCAGACGGTGAAATTTTCACAGGAAGGTCATTCTATGACACttcaagaacaacaagTTCCAGTGAGCACACTTCCTTTATAGGACCACCAGgatcaacaacaaagaaaaactctGGAACGCCGTCAGCTGCAGCTGCCAGAATACAAAATCATTTCTCATCACTAACATCTCCAGACAAAAACATCTGGGGAGTTTCATTAGCATTGGTCATTTGTGGCCTCTTTGGTTTGGCTTTGACCTTGTAATCTCAAGTTCTGACAACTTTTTTTCGACATCTAAcgaaaaatcaaaataagCAGGAGATAAAGACTTCACAGCAAGGATTAACTATAGAGATGTAGAACATTCCAATTATCACCTATCATTCAGTCTAACCATTAGTTTGCATATGTTTTCAGATTCCTTATCATTTTAACTCCTGATTAATGACTTTCAATTAACCAAGGTCAAAGTTGTTCAACGTCGTTTAAGATCAACTGACATCTCCGAATCGAACCCTAAAAATCATTTGCAGTTTATAATGTttaatgttgaaattccTTTTTATAAAATACGTACTTGTCGCAGCAAACTGTAACACTAATCCATCAATTCTTTAGATCGTTTTGTCctgttgaagttttccCCTCAATTGTTGAAGCTGTAGTTacattttgaatcaaacaCCTAGCTTCAACCGaatgaataaaaaaaaaaaaatctgaAAATTAAGTAAACATGGTaagttgatgaaatcttACATCGTTTAACTATCTAAGATTAGGAAGAGAATGTTTTGTTTGTCTTATTAGGTATAAACTGCATCTTAAACAGTACTTACATCAACTGAAACTTATTGTTTTATATCACCGATCCGCAGAGATCATAGCAATATTCCATGATGGCTACTGTTAATGGTTTAGCCGATGACGTGTCAAATTTGAATCTAAATCAGACCGGTGAGGGTTCTATGCAGCATGAAACGAAGAAGCATAGAAGGCCTAACAGGATATACCATAATTTTGAGATGGCTGGTCCCAGCTTCGATCGACATTCTCCTAGTTCTAGTCAGCAATCAACTCCTTTGATGCAACAATCACAGATTCCATACAGCACACCGTTATCGAATGACAATCCGTACCATCAAGCTGGAACTTCAGCAAATGGATTAGGTATCAATGGATTGAGTATCAATACCTTAACGCTGTCAGCACCGCAGCCAACTACGACACATTTTGTCTCGGCTCAAAGATTGGAAAGTCAACAAACAATGTTGCGGAGGACATTTATGACATCTATTGATTCTGTCCCCCCATTGAGCACAACACAATATTATGCGGAAGACCAAGGAACAGCTGATCCAAGATTAATGTCGTTGTCAATGTATAACGTTCCTAATGATGAACATCTCAGAGCTGCTACCAAACTTCCTGTTGGAGTTACTGTGCAGCCGTTCGCAAAGCTAATTCCTGTTGATTCTATACCAATTGCAGACGCAACCGCAGATTCAGATGGGCCTATGCGTTGTAGACGTTGCCGTTCTTACGTTAACTCAAGATACCAATTTacttttgattcaaaaatgaTCTGTAACTTATGTCACATAAAGTCAAACGTTCCGGTAAAGCAGGTATCTCCATTAGGGCTAAATGGGTTACGTGCTGATGCCTATGAAAGGCCGGAACTTTTGAAGGGAGCAGTCGACTTTTTGGTCCCATCAAGTTATAATATTTCTCGTGAAAATGCGCCAGTGCCGTTACATTATGTTTTCTTACTAGATATATCGGCTTTCGCCAACGAAAATAAAAGTTCACTTGCAGCAATTGAGGGTATAAGAACCAGTATCGAATATATGGTTGAGAATCAACCAAATTGTAAAGTGGCCATTATTGCTTTTGATGAATGGATTCGGTTCTTCAATATAAGGGCTGACTTGGAACAAACTCAAGAACACATAATCAATGATCCCAAAGACATTTTTTTGCCGATCAATAAGGGACTATTTGCACTACCATCTGAAGCAATGCATGTCATTCAAGATGTTTTAGTAAAACTAGAAACGTATATCACAGACGAGAGATTCT
Proteins encoded in this window:
- the YPS7 gene encoding putative aspartic endopeptidase (weakly similar to uniprot|Q66RD4 Saccharomyces cerevisiae YDR349C YPS7 Putative GPI-anchored aspartic protease located in the cytoplasm and endoplasmic reticulum), which encodes MENYLVSLALVFLVHFALAADADTPSVVVGSDYSGLYYVNSTFGTPGQEQRLRIDLSQPYIWLVSGEIYPQCNKLGSGCLNGSLYYPLQSTTSNLVDDDYIRLQFLDLISINGTKYRDNMNFTQLSTLKNGTSLNDSNVLWNETQGWLTINSTSFILANETGSLVHGALGLSGPISVPASDSVSSLNFDDSYYFLTHLKNAGVIETSSYSLWVNNASNHSVDGQINRANAGTLLLGSVDPKYYDGDLISFGSIPFKDESSGYLSTGYPIVPMSRVSIANSEQEAVNLTDSSFLQPVFIHSRYLYSYLPLSLIIQVSIQTNAVYVESLDRWLVACDIGDMGSNLIFEFGNLNISVPTVDFLGATYNMYSNSSLRFTNGKEACYLKMYPNYATSFSVLGQSFIKNAYIVHDVDNSNIALAQAASDEAVEKAANNSPAKKIESSTIPYALPNNFTYDLAMSNSLATISSVLLNRFTATIASDGEIFTGRSFYDTSRTTSSSEHTSFIGPPGSTTKKNSGTPSAAAARIQNHFSSLTSPDKNIWGVSLALVICGLFGLALTL